In Nematostella vectensis chromosome 11, jaNemVect1.1, whole genome shotgun sequence, a genomic segment contains:
- the LOC116617959 gene encoding YTH domain-containing family protein 1 isoform X1 — protein sequence MSTTIDQHRPKDNNTKGYVGKNGEISSGDIEKYLNAHSNQNQEKHHRELQMPSSLGDTYLPPFYPSTTSTTGLPPMPFQYLNTGISDGTWSSPGLPNTLFPSSGFSAVGNGEQLIDQGVFSHNNGGVAVSSTPYLGQNTSTNNMFLNQGGALYFPGSSTDISWGEATQQASGGAPLLTNFYQPPPPPVSEPLAAIGAGMNSLNGNEYTSDGMEKALSNFSLTVDHDSGNDKGSQGMPQGPIKGQPVPDNKPKSWAAIASQPAKPKPKPPPQKPKLPGQVPTNGGPNKDSTSWGNVAKAGANKPAVGRGQRPRTGGNAGASGNTGLSSNPGESVPVLDKLRSKSNYNPKDCPLLNKPGARFFIIKSYSEDDIHRSIKYCVWTSTEHGNRRLNEAFREQRHGPIYLFFSVNGSGHFCGIAQMMSEVNLDIETGIWSQDKWKGKFEVKWYYVKDVPNNALRHIRLENNDNKPVTNSRDTQEVPPEKARQVVKIIHSYKHQTSIFDDFAHYEKRQDEEFKKGNKKVTGVREP from the exons ATGTCCACAACTATCGACCAG CATCGGCCCAAAGATAATAACACTAAAG GCTACGTTGGCAAGAACGGCGAAATTTCCAGTGGAGACATAGAAAAATATCTAAACGCGCATTCCAATCAG AATCAGGAAAAACATCACCGCGAACTCCAAATGCCTAGTTCACTCGGCGATACGTATTTACCGCCATTTTACCCGTCAACAACTTCAACTACGGGTCTACCACCGATGCCTTTCCAGTATTTGAACACTGGTATTAGTGACGGGACTTGGTCATCACCAGGACTTCCAAATACTTTGTTTCCGTCCAGTGGCTTCAGTGCAGTTGGAAATGGTGAACAGTTGATTGATCAGGGTGTATTTAGTCACAACAATGGTGGAGTTGCTGTTTCGTCAACTCCGTATTTGGGACAAAATACCTCAACCAACaacatgtttttaaaccaGGGAGGTGCATTGTATTTTCCAGGAAGTTCGACTGATATTTCTTGGGGAGAGGCTACTCAACAGGCTTCAGGGGGGGCACCCCTCTTGACAAACTTTTACCAGCCACCTCCACCACCTGTTTCTGAACCTCTCGCTGCAATTGGAGCCGGGATGAATTCCTTGAATGGAAATGAGTATACAAGTGATGGAATGGAGAAAGCTTTGTCAAATTTTAGCTTGACTGTTGATCATGATAGTGGAAATGATAAGGGAAGCCAAGGAATGCCCCAAGGACCGATTAAAGGACAACCTGTACCGGATAATAAGCCTAAATCATGGGCTGCAATTGCAAGCCAACCTGCCAAACCAAAACCTAAGCCTCCTCCACAAAAGCCCAAACTTCCAGGCCAAGTTCCGACAAATGGTGGACCCAACAAGGACTCTACCTCTTGGGGCAATGTTGCCAAGGCTGGTGCAAATAAACCAGCTGTTGGGCGTGGACAAAGGCCCCGCACTGGCGGAAATGCTGGTGCGTCTGGAAATACTGGACTGTCTTCAAACCCAGGTGAAAGTGTTCCTGTTCTGGACAAACTAAGATCCAAAAGTAACTACAACCCTAAGGATTGCCCTTTGTTGAACAAACCTGGTGCTCGCTTTTTTATCATCAAGAGCTATAGCGAGGATGATATACACCGTTCAATCAAGTATTGTGTTTGGACCAGCACAGAGCATGGGAATCGTCGCCTTAACGAGGCATTCCGTGAGCAGAGGCATGGCCCCATCTATCTGTTTTTTAGCGTAAATGGAAGTGGACACTTTTGCGGAATTGCTCAAATGATGTCTGAGGTGAACCTTGACATTGAAACTGGTATTTGGTCACAAGATAAATGGAAAGGAAAGTTTGAAGTAAAGTGGTACTATGTGAAAGATGTGCCCAACAATGCCTTGCGTCATATTCGTCTTGAGAATAATGACAATAAGCCAGTCACTAACTCACGTGACACTCAGGAAGTGCCTCCAGAGAAGGCACGTCAAGTTGTGAAGATCATTCACTCCTATAAGCACCAAACCTCCATTTTTGATGACTTTGCACACTATGAGAAGCGCCAAGACGAGGAATTCAAAAAG ggAAACAAGAAGGTGACTGGTGTGCGTGAGCCCTGA
- the LOC116617959 gene encoding YTH domain-containing family protein 1 isoform X2, which translates to MSTTIDQNQEKHHRELQMPSSLGDTYLPPFYPSTTSTTGLPPMPFQYLNTGISDGTWSSPGLPNTLFPSSGFSAVGNGEQLIDQGVFSHNNGGVAVSSTPYLGQNTSTNNMFLNQGGALYFPGSSTDISWGEATQQASGGAPLLTNFYQPPPPPVSEPLAAIGAGMNSLNGNEYTSDGMEKALSNFSLTVDHDSGNDKGSQGMPQGPIKGQPVPDNKPKSWAAIASQPAKPKPKPPPQKPKLPGQVPTNGGPNKDSTSWGNVAKAGANKPAVGRGQRPRTGGNAGASGNTGLSSNPGESVPVLDKLRSKSNYNPKDCPLLNKPGARFFIIKSYSEDDIHRSIKYCVWTSTEHGNRRLNEAFREQRHGPIYLFFSVNGSGHFCGIAQMMSEVNLDIETGIWSQDKWKGKFEVKWYYVKDVPNNALRHIRLENNDNKPVTNSRDTQEVPPEKARQVVKIIHSYKHQTSIFDDFAHYEKRQDEEFKKGNKKVTGVREP; encoded by the exons ATGTCCACAACTATCGACCAG AATCAGGAAAAACATCACCGCGAACTCCAAATGCCTAGTTCACTCGGCGATACGTATTTACCGCCATTTTACCCGTCAACAACTTCAACTACGGGTCTACCACCGATGCCTTTCCAGTATTTGAACACTGGTATTAGTGACGGGACTTGGTCATCACCAGGACTTCCAAATACTTTGTTTCCGTCCAGTGGCTTCAGTGCAGTTGGAAATGGTGAACAGTTGATTGATCAGGGTGTATTTAGTCACAACAATGGTGGAGTTGCTGTTTCGTCAACTCCGTATTTGGGACAAAATACCTCAACCAACaacatgtttttaaaccaGGGAGGTGCATTGTATTTTCCAGGAAGTTCGACTGATATTTCTTGGGGAGAGGCTACTCAACAGGCTTCAGGGGGGGCACCCCTCTTGACAAACTTTTACCAGCCACCTCCACCACCTGTTTCTGAACCTCTCGCTGCAATTGGAGCCGGGATGAATTCCTTGAATGGAAATGAGTATACAAGTGATGGAATGGAGAAAGCTTTGTCAAATTTTAGCTTGACTGTTGATCATGATAGTGGAAATGATAAGGGAAGCCAAGGAATGCCCCAAGGACCGATTAAAGGACAACCTGTACCGGATAATAAGCCTAAATCATGGGCTGCAATTGCAAGCCAACCTGCCAAACCAAAACCTAAGCCTCCTCCACAAAAGCCCAAACTTCCAGGCCAAGTTCCGACAAATGGTGGACCCAACAAGGACTCTACCTCTTGGGGCAATGTTGCCAAGGCTGGTGCAAATAAACCAGCTGTTGGGCGTGGACAAAGGCCCCGCACTGGCGGAAATGCTGGTGCGTCTGGAAATACTGGACTGTCTTCAAACCCAGGTGAAAGTGTTCCTGTTCTGGACAAACTAAGATCCAAAAGTAACTACAACCCTAAGGATTGCCCTTTGTTGAACAAACCTGGTGCTCGCTTTTTTATCATCAAGAGCTATAGCGAGGATGATATACACCGTTCAATCAAGTATTGTGTTTGGACCAGCACAGAGCATGGGAATCGTCGCCTTAACGAGGCATTCCGTGAGCAGAGGCATGGCCCCATCTATCTGTTTTTTAGCGTAAATGGAAGTGGACACTTTTGCGGAATTGCTCAAATGATGTCTGAGGTGAACCTTGACATTGAAACTGGTATTTGGTCACAAGATAAATGGAAAGGAAAGTTTGAAGTAAAGTGGTACTATGTGAAAGATGTGCCCAACAATGCCTTGCGTCATATTCGTCTTGAGAATAATGACAATAAGCCAGTCACTAACTCACGTGACACTCAGGAAGTGCCTCCAGAGAAGGCACGTCAAGTTGTGAAGATCATTCACTCCTATAAGCACCAAACCTCCATTTTTGATGACTTTGCACACTATGAGAAGCGCCAAGACGAGGAATTCAAAAAG ggAAACAAGAAGGTGACTGGTGTGCGTGAGCCCTGA
- the LOC116617960 gene encoding serine/arginine repetitive matrix protein 3, whose product MQAQMGNSLRIALSELSSRLGFSGEPPPPPPLPPQSKSRSKRTQGGRRRRRRSRLDEIRQVQSEHGGERKKKKRRPRDEPEKSGERRRRRRRRPEEEGVEKAEGREVPQGAEQATTSAGYKPTTLPTLYKMFKKPKREGATQPSRKYRKDFLRNRSWCMGMDEERLGETFVSETSDSGSAD is encoded by the exons ATGCAAGCGCAGATGGGGAATAGCTTACGAATCGCCCTTAG CGAACTTTCTAGCAGACTTGGCTTCTCAGGGGAACCACCACCTcctccaccccttcccccacagtccAAATCCCGCTCCAAGCGGACTCAAGGTGGCCGACGGCGTCGACGGAGGAGCCGTTTAGATGAAATCCGTCAGGTACAGAGCGAACACGGCGGCgagaggaagaaaaaaaaaagaaggccTAGGGATGAACCGGAGAAGTCTGGGGAGAGGCGAAGACGACGACGGAGGAGGCCTGAGGAGGAGGGCGTCGAAAAGGCTGAAGGGAGAGAAGTACCACAGGGAGCTGAGCAG GCGACAACCAGCGCAGGCTACAAGCCCACTACCCTTCCTACCCTATACAAAATGTTCAAGAAGCCGAAACGCGAAGGGGCAACACAGCCATCCCGCAAATATAGAAAAGATTTCCTGCGTAACCGCTCCTGGTGTATGGGAATGGACGAGGAAAGGCTGGGTGAAACATTTGTGAGCGAGACCTCTGACTCAGGATCTGCAGATTAA